A genomic stretch from Solanum stenotomum isolate F172 chromosome 8, ASM1918654v1, whole genome shotgun sequence includes:
- the LOC125873158 gene encoding scarecrow-like protein 14, translating to MMNTSSHFPGDHRSSDGFEFCHRFGGGGGGGGGGVNDVLCFSSRRSSEEEVVIGSGSDRTVVQGDYFDGVFKYIHQMLMEDQEDLENRPCMFQDCIALQAAEKSFYDALNPPPVHGDFIDDSGNQFQDDYCDAVNQFVETTFNSDLDADQCSLFYNTNICHGVGDGISVVNGGAASNTINYHQVNDVNQGGISSSDGNKKHTRDENNDSSKGRKSKQLASNGTEETEDGKTEEHYDKALLCPGLNPSFYENRSKSATASDNAAWDKQKSSHIKQSKRGRPRGSKKGVKPNEVVDLTSLLTRCAEAAATYNSKTFIEVLKKIREHSSPFGDATSRLAYCFANALEARFAGGDATLITSKKISAADFLKAYQVYITACPFKRMSNIFANKSIAKLTSESSRIHIIDFGILYGFQWPCIIHGISLRPGGPPKLKITGIDFPQPGFRPAERVEETGRRLKDYCKRFDVPFEYKAIAKKWDEITLEDLDIDRDEIVVVNCLYRLKNVPDETVVTHNNKNPRDAVLNLIKEINPHYFVHGIVNAMYNASFFTTRFREALFHFSSQFDMFEATMPREDEGRMTFEQEVFGRDIMNVIASEGAERVERPESYKKWSVRNQIAGFRQLPLDQDIVKEVKTKVKMFYHTDFLVDEDSNWMLQGWKGRIMYALSVWEPIHK from the coding sequence atgatGAATACTAGCTCCCATTTCCCAGGTGATCATAGATCATCTGATGGATTTGAATTCTGTCATCGCTTTGGTGGCGGTGGCGGTGGCGGTGGAGGAGGAGTTAACGATGTTCTCTGTTTTTCGAGCAGACGATCATCGGAGGAGGAGGTTGTTATTGGAAGTGGTAGTGATCGTACAGTAGTCCAAGGAGATTACTTCGATGGAGTTTTTAAGTATATACATCAGATGCTTATGGAAGATCAAGAAGATTTGGAAAATAGGCCATGTATGTTTCAAGATTGCATAGCTCTCCAAGCAGCTGAAAAATCGTTTTATGATGCGTTGAATCCACCTCCAGTTCATGGCGATTTCATTGATGATAGTGGTAATCAATTTCAAGACGATTACTGCGATGCTGtgaatcaatttgttgagaCAACTTTCAATTCTGATTTAGATGCTGACCAATGTTCCCTTTTTTATAATACTAATATCTGTCATGGTGTTGGTGATGGTATTAGTGTTGTCAATGGCGGTGCTGCATCGAATACAATCAATTATCATCAAGTCAATGATGTTAATCAAGGTGGGATATCAAGTTCAGATGGAAACAAAAAGCATACTCGAGATGAAAATAATGACAGTTCAAAAGGGCGAAAATCGAAGCAGTTAGCTAGTAATGGAACAGAGGAAACAGAGGATGGAAAAACAGAGGAGCACTATGATAAGGCGCTTCTTTGTCCAGGCTTGAATCCTTCCTTCTATGAAAATCGATCAAAATCAGCAACAGCATCAGATAATGCAGCATGGGATAAACAAAAGAGCTCTCATATAAAGCAGTCTAAACGTGGAAGGCCTCGTGGGAGCAAAAAAGGCGTTAAGCCGAATGAAGTAGTAGATCTTACTAGTCTCCTAACGCGTTGCGCGGAGGCTGCAGCAACCTACAACAGCAAAACATTCATAGAGGTTCTCAAGAAAATTAGGGAGCATTCTTCTCCTTTTGGTGACGCTACTTCAAGGCTGGCCTATTGCTTCGCCAATGCCCTCGAAGCTCGTTTTGCTGGCGGAGATGCAACATTGATCACAAGTAAGAAAATATCAGCTGCAGATTTCTTAAAAGCTTATCAGGTCTACATCACTGCTTGTCCATTCAAGAGGATGTCAAACATATTCGCAAACAAGTCTATCGCGAAGCTAACAAGTGAATCATCGAGGATACATataatagattttggtattctATATGGATTTCAATGGCCTTGTATAATACACGGGATTTCCCTAAGGCCCGGGGGACCTCCAAAGCTTAAGATCACAGGAATCGATTTCCCTCAGCCAGGTTTTCGACCAGCTGAGAGAGTTGAGGAGACAGGACGACGTTTGAAGGACTATTGCAAGAGATTTGATGTTCCATTTGAGTATAAAGCAATAGCTAAGAAATGGGATGAGATTACACTGGAAGATTTGGACATTGACAGAGATGAAATAGTCGTGGTGAATTGTTTGTACAGGCTAAAGAATGTCCCTGATGAAACAGTAGTAacacacaacaacaaaaatcCAAGAGATGCCGTTCTCAACTTGATAAAGGAAATAAATCCTCATTACTTTGTCCATGGGATCGTTAACGCTATGTACAATGCATCTTTCTTTACTACAAGATTCCGAGAGGCTTTATTCCATTTCTCGTCCCAATTTGACATGTTTGAAGCCACGATGCCACGAGAAGATGAAGGAAGGATGACGTTTGAGCAGGAAGTATTCGGAAGAGATATAATGAACGTTATAGCTAGTGAAGGGGCGGAGAGAGTTGAGAGGCCGGAAAGTTACAAGAAATGGTCAGTGAGGAATCAGATAGCGGGGTTTAGACAACTTCCATTGGATCAAGACATCGTCAAGGAAGTAAAAACCAAGGTGAAAATGTTCTATCACACGGATTTTCTAGTGGATGAAGATAGCAATTGGATGTTGCAAGGCTGGAAAGGAAGAATCATGTATGCACTCTCAGTTTGGGAGcctattcataaataa